A section of the Halococcus hamelinensis 100A6 genome encodes:
- the ggt gene encoding gamma-glutamyltransferase, with the protein MSQHSDDETWTAADSPVNEPEEGGEDRELETRAGSDRRTFLKGSAVALGAGALSVSAGRASAWDDERERIDRVDTATSSDGMVAASDPRAVTAGTDVLDAGGNAVDAAVAVQFALNAVQPHTSGLGGGGFMVVYDAEEDELYAIDNRERAPFGATPDMFLDDGEPIPFETRITLGQAVGVPGTFKACDVALKRFGTHEVEELIQPAIDLANGARVDDYLARTIEEEHGKFNDAARAVFAPGGEPLGVGDELVQPDLASTFETVAEEGVGAVYKGEVGEALAETVQENGGSMTPADLGAYNVTIDIPEYVEYGDVTVRTQPLPSSGGLTIAGILALLEPLDLGQYDRQSIEVYQRLAEVFKLAYADRGEYMGDKQFVDAPWQGLLDPDYLDERRGMISYERATTGTQEPGDPWSYQPGSPYAIDPLTPDDVGAIQDAPRPSIANPLGSTTHFTTADAEGNLVSWTSTIEQLFGSGLMVPDYGFMLNNELTDFDAQPGGPNEVQPLKRPLSSTSPTIVFRDGEPFLTVGSPGGTTIITTVAEVILNLVEFDMDLAEAVAEPRFYGNSGPTVYPEASVPEGIQSGLRERGYDVSPFTTLGNVMAIQIDQQTGEYTGAADFRNGGVAYGP; encoded by the coding sequence ATGTCACAACACAGCGATGACGAAACATGGACGGCGGCGGATTCACCCGTGAACGAACCGGAGGAGGGCGGGGAAGATCGGGAACTGGAGACCAGAGCGGGAAGCGACCGCCGAACGTTTCTGAAGGGATCCGCCGTCGCGCTCGGGGCGGGGGCGCTGTCGGTGAGCGCCGGTCGCGCGTCCGCGTGGGACGACGAACGCGAGCGGATCGACCGGGTCGATACGGCCACCAGCAGCGACGGGATGGTCGCCGCGAGCGACCCGCGAGCGGTCACGGCCGGCACCGACGTGCTCGACGCGGGCGGCAACGCGGTCGACGCGGCGGTCGCGGTCCAGTTCGCGCTCAACGCCGTCCAGCCACACACCTCGGGCCTCGGCGGTGGCGGTTTCATGGTGGTCTACGACGCCGAGGAGGACGAGCTCTACGCGATCGACAACCGCGAACGCGCGCCCTTCGGCGCGACACCCGACATGTTCCTCGACGATGGCGAACCCATCCCGTTCGAGACGCGCATCACGCTCGGCCAGGCGGTCGGGGTTCCCGGGACGTTCAAGGCGTGCGACGTCGCGCTGAAGCGCTTCGGCACCCACGAGGTCGAGGAGCTGATCCAGCCCGCCATCGACCTCGCCAACGGAGCCCGGGTCGACGACTACCTCGCTCGCACGATCGAGGAGGAACACGGGAAGTTCAACGACGCCGCCCGCGCGGTGTTCGCACCCGGCGGCGAACCGCTCGGCGTCGGCGACGAACTCGTCCAGCCCGACCTCGCGTCGACGTTCGAGACGGTCGCCGAGGAGGGCGTCGGGGCCGTCTACAAGGGGGAGGTCGGCGAGGCGCTCGCCGAGACCGTCCAGGAGAACGGCGGGAGCATGACCCCCGCCGACCTCGGGGCGTACAACGTCACGATCGACATCCCGGAGTACGTCGAGTACGGCGACGTCACGGTGCGAACCCAGCCGCTGCCGAGCTCCGGCGGGCTGACGATCGCGGGGATCCTCGCGCTGCTCGAACCGCTGGACCTCGGCCAGTACGACCGCCAGTCGATCGAGGTCTACCAGCGGCTCGCCGAAGTCTTCAAACTCGCCTACGCCGACCGCGGCGAGTACATGGGCGACAAGCAGTTCGTGGACGCCCCGTGGCAGGGGCTGCTGGACCCGGACTACCTCGACGAACGCCGCGGGATGATCAGCTACGAGCGGGCGACGACCGGGACACAGGAGCCCGGCGACCCGTGGAGCTATCAGCCCGGGTCGCCCTACGCGATCGACCCGCTCACTCCCGACGACGTGGGCGCGATTCAGGACGCACCGCGCCCGTCGATAGCGAACCCGCTCGGCAGCACGACCCACTTCACCACCGCCGACGCGGAGGGAAACTTGGTCTCGTGGACGAGCACCATCGAACAGCTGTTCGGGAGCGGGCTGATGGTACCCGACTACGGGTTCATGCTCAACAACGAGCTCACCGACTTCGACGCCCAGCCCGGCGGGCCGAACGAGGTCCAGCCGTTGAAACGCCCGCTCAGTTCGACGAGCCCCACCATCGTCTTCCGCGACGGCGAGCCGTTCCTCACCGTCGGGTCGCCCGGCGGCACGACCATCATCACGACCGTCGCGGAAGTGATCTTGAACCTCGTGGAGTTCGACATGGACCTCGCAGAGGCGGTCGCCGAACCGCGCTTCTACGGCAACTCCGGTCCGACGGTCTACCCCGAAGCCTCCGTTCCCGAAGGGATACAGAGCGGGCTTCGCGAGCGGGGATACGACGTCTCACCCTTCACGACGCTCGGCAACGTCATGGCGATCCAGATCGATCAGCAGACGGGCGAGTACACCGGGGCGGCGGACTTCCGGAACGGCGGGGTTGCGTACGGTCCCTGA
- a CDS encoding METTL5 family protein, with the protein MSSVSALAQQLAVVAGFENPRVSLEQYRTPPELAARLVHDADLQGDIEDRLVVDLGTGTGMLALAAALRGPTGVVGLDIDRDPLRTAVENRRRVGTAADVSWVRADATDAPLAPSDRTTVVMNPPFGAQDDNAHADRAFLAAAARLGEVSYSVHNAGSQEFVESFAADNGGRVTRKFRAELDLPNRFAFHDEETRTIDAELFRIEWD; encoded by the coding sequence ATGAGCTCCGTGAGCGCGCTGGCCCAGCAACTCGCCGTGGTCGCCGGCTTCGAGAACCCGCGGGTCTCGCTCGAACAGTACCGGACCCCGCCGGAGCTGGCCGCCCGCCTCGTCCACGACGCCGACCTCCAAGGCGACATCGAGGACCGGCTGGTGGTCGACCTCGGTACGGGAACGGGAATGCTCGCGCTCGCGGCCGCGCTCCGGGGCCCGACGGGCGTCGTCGGGCTCGACATCGACCGCGACCCGCTCCGGACCGCGGTCGAGAACCGCCGTCGGGTCGGCACCGCGGCGGACGTCTCGTGGGTCCGGGCCGACGCCACCGACGCGCCGCTCGCCCCGTCCGACCGTACGACCGTCGTGATGAACCCGCCGTTCGGCGCACAGGACGACAACGCCCACGCCGACCGCGCGTTCCTCGCGGCCGCCGCCCGCCTCGGCGAGGTGTCCTACTCGGTCCACAACGCCGGCAGTCAGGAGTTCGTCGAGTCGTTCGCCGCCGACAACGGCGGGAGGGTCACCCGGAAGTTCCGCGCCGAGCTCGACCTCCCGAACCGGTTCGCGTTCCACGACGAGGAGACGCGCACCATCGACGCCGAGCTGTTCCGTATCGAGTGGGACTGA
- a CDS encoding alpha/beta hydrolase, with product MSSELDPQVRALLDTLDEQRAPPTYGVSVGTARAQLEELFSAADPEPVGEVRNFNIQGPAGSLPVRLYAPEAADGPLPVFVTFHGGGWVIGSLDTHDAVCRGIANEADCLVLSVDYRLAPEHPFPAAVEDCYATTEWAAEFAPEIGGDPDRIAVGGDSAGGNLTAAVTLMARDRDGPDLCHQSLVYPAVASPPLHEFDSYAENGEGYFLERDDMAWFYERYIPRATDARNEYAAPLLARDLSGLPPATLITGGFDPLRDEGYAYADRLREAGVAVDHEHFEGMIHGFISMTDVVDRSRDAIEVVADGLRDSFEA from the coding sequence ATGTCCTCGGAACTCGACCCACAAGTCCGTGCCCTGCTCGATACCCTGGACGAACAGCGCGCGCCGCCGACCTACGGCGTCTCGGTCGGCACCGCACGCGCCCAGCTCGAAGAGCTGTTCTCCGCGGCGGACCCCGAACCCGTCGGCGAGGTTCGAAACTTCAATATCCAGGGTCCGGCGGGCTCGCTCCCGGTGCGGCTCTACGCCCCCGAGGCTGCCGACGGCCCGCTCCCGGTGTTCGTGACTTTCCACGGCGGCGGCTGGGTCATCGGAAGTCTCGACACTCACGACGCGGTGTGTCGCGGGATCGCCAACGAGGCCGACTGCCTCGTGCTCTCGGTGGACTACCGGCTCGCGCCCGAACACCCGTTCCCGGCGGCGGTCGAGGACTGCTATGCCACCACCGAGTGGGCCGCCGAGTTCGCGCCCGAGATCGGCGGCGACCCCGACCGGATCGCGGTCGGCGGCGACAGCGCCGGCGGCAACCTCACCGCCGCCGTCACCCTCATGGCGCGCGACCGAGACGGCCCCGACCTGTGTCATCAATCACTGGTCTACCCGGCGGTCGCTTCGCCCCCGCTCCACGAGTTCGACTCCTACGCGGAGAACGGCGAGGGCTACTTCCTCGAACGCGACGACATGGCGTGGTTCTACGAGCGCTACATCCCGCGCGCGACCGACGCCCGCAACGAGTACGCCGCACCGCTGCTCGCCCGCGACCTCTCGGGTCTCCCGCCGGCGACGCTCATCACCGGCGGGTTCGACCCGCTCCGCGACGAGGGCTATGCCTACGCCGACCGCCTCCGCGAAGCGGGTGTGGCGGTCGACCACGAGCACTTCGAGGGGATGATCCACGGCTTCATCAGCATGACCGACGTCGTCGACCGGAGCCGCGACGCGATCGAGGTGGTCGCCGACGGGCTCCGGGACTCATTCGAGGCGTAA